Sequence from the Xenorhabdus nematophila ATCC 19061 genome:
AAAGAGGAAAAATCGCGGTTGGCTCTCTTAGCATTAAGTAACGCAATTAATAACTCATCTAAAGTTGAATTTATTTCATTGAATCCTGGTGATATCCTTATAATTAATAATAGAATATGTCTTCACGGAAGAAGTTCACTCACGGACACAGCGCAATTCAACGGTTTTGATAGATGGTTGCTGAGATTATATGGGTATGCAATCACGACTATACCGATACTAAAAACCCAATCTGAATGTAAACATATTATGATGGTAGAACAACAATGAATTTAGAAGATAAAATCATCCATTTTTTAAAGAATGAATTGAAAAACAATGTTGATTCATCTCATGATTTAGGTCATCTAAAAAGAGTGGCAAATAACTGTAAAATAATTTGTAAGGATGAGGGGGGGGATTACGATGTATTGATTATATCTAGCTATTTTCATGACATCGTATCTTTACCTAAAAATTCGCCGGAAAGGCATAAATCATCTGAATTTGCTGCTAAAAAGACAATAAGCATTGTAAAAGATTATTTTAAAGAAGTACCCGTTAGTAAATATGGAATAATTGAAGAGGCCATAGTTTCTCATAGTTATAGTGCAAATATCAAACCAGTCTCAATCGAAGCTAAAATCCTGCAGGATTCGGACAGGATCGATGCGTTAGGCGCGGTAGGGTTAGCGCGGGTGTTCTATATTGCCGGGAAATTAAATCAAAAACTATTTGATTTAGATGATCCATTTGCAACGCATCGAGAACTTGATGATAAAGTTTATGCCTTAGATCATTTTTATACAAAACTACTTAAATTACCCATCACCATGAATACAAAAAAGGGGAAAGAAATTGCCGAAGTCCAATCTGATTTTCTCCTTGCTTACATTGAAAAATTGAAAAAAGAAATCGAAATCACTTAGCAAAAAAGATAACAATTA
This genomic interval carries:
- a CDS encoding HD domain-containing protein, whose product is MNLEDKIIHFLKNELKNNVDSSHDLGHLKRVANNCKIICKDEGGDYDVLIISSYFHDIVSLPKNSPERHKSSEFAAKKTISIVKDYFKEVPVSKYGIIEEAIVSHSYSANIKPVSIEAKILQDSDRIDALGAVGLARVFYIAGKLNQKLFDLDDPFATHRELDDKVYALDHFYTKLLKLPITMNTKKGKEIAEVQSDFLLAYIEKLKKEIEIT